In Kitasatospora gansuensis, a genomic segment contains:
- a CDS encoding mechanosensitive ion channel family protein: MLWPLVSLLAVVLVTLAVGWVADQVLQRVAGRHPEAPVWALLRRCRVPLQLVVCSSLLIGTQPIERLFDLEGDDTHHVLLLALFASIGWLAIRIVAALLEAFFTRYEAVADPARVQRVRTQLGLTRRVVSALIAVVTVAVMLLTFQAMRTIGASLLASAGIIGIVAGIAAQSALGNFFAGLQIAFGDTVRIGDTVFVEGQQGTVEEITLSYLVIRLWDYRRLIVPTSYFVSKPFENWTRKDPGLLGSVLLHLDHTTPVGELRTALGDFLPTTPLWDTLEWSLQVTDTTPSTIVIRATMTARTPDDVALLRFAVREHLVAYLRDTHPTALPRVRTGEGE; encoded by the coding sequence GTGCTCTGGCCGCTCGTCTCGCTGCTCGCCGTCGTCCTGGTCACGCTGGCGGTCGGCTGGGTGGCGGACCAGGTGCTCCAGCGGGTGGCCGGCCGGCACCCCGAGGCACCGGTCTGGGCGCTGCTGCGGCGCTGCCGCGTCCCGCTCCAACTGGTGGTCTGCAGCAGCCTGCTGATCGGCACCCAGCCGATCGAACGGCTCTTCGACCTGGAGGGCGACGACACCCACCACGTGCTCCTGCTGGCGCTGTTCGCCAGTATCGGCTGGCTGGCCATCCGGATCGTGGCCGCCCTGCTGGAGGCGTTCTTCACCCGGTACGAGGCGGTCGCCGACCCGGCCCGGGTGCAGCGGGTCCGGACCCAGCTGGGGCTGACCCGACGGGTCGTCAGCGCCCTGATCGCCGTCGTCACGGTCGCCGTGATGCTGCTGACCTTCCAGGCCATGCGCACCATCGGGGCCAGCCTGCTCGCCTCGGCGGGCATCATCGGCATCGTGGCCGGCATCGCCGCCCAGAGCGCCCTGGGCAACTTCTTCGCCGGGCTCCAGATCGCCTTCGGCGACACCGTCCGGATCGGCGACACCGTCTTCGTCGAGGGCCAGCAGGGCACCGTCGAGGAGATCACCCTCTCCTACCTGGTGATCCGCCTCTGGGACTACCGCCGCCTGATCGTCCCGACCTCCTACTTCGTCAGCAAGCCGTTCGAGAACTGGACCCGCAAGGACCCCGGCCTGCTCGGTTCCGTCCTGCTCCACCTCGACCACACCACCCCGGTCGGCGAACTCCGCACCGCCCTGGGCGACTTCCTCCCCACCACCCCGCTCTGGGACACCCTCGAGTGGTCCCTCCAGGTCACCGACACCACCCCGAGCACCATCGTCATCCGAGCCACCATGACCGCCCGCACCCCGGACGACGTCGCGCTGCTGCGCTTCGCCGTCCGGGAACACCTGGTCGCCTACCTGCGCGACACCCACCCGACCGCCCTCCCCCGCGTGCGCACGGGGGAAGGCGAGTGA
- a CDS encoding GNAT family N-acetyltransferase, with the protein MDDLMTARLMLHPMTVAEVEQVLTGERGEARWAPGYPGVGDVNAARRFLDTCAENGDPQPLGSYEIRRREDGWVIGGLGFHGVPDRTGTVTIGYGLVPSVRGQGYASEAVRALLAFARSRGVAAVEGDTDLGNVGSQRVMVAAGMRLVREDEQLKYYRISWDGLDGLGG; encoded by the coding sequence ATGGACGATCTGATGACTGCCCGCTTGATGCTCCATCCGATGACCGTCGCCGAGGTCGAGCAGGTGCTGACCGGCGAGCGCGGGGAGGCCCGCTGGGCACCCGGATATCCCGGCGTGGGTGACGTCAACGCAGCCCGCCGTTTCCTCGACACCTGTGCGGAGAACGGCGATCCGCAGCCGCTCGGCTCGTACGAGATCCGGCGTCGCGAGGACGGCTGGGTGATCGGCGGCCTGGGTTTCCACGGCGTCCCGGACCGGACCGGCACGGTGACGATCGGCTACGGCCTGGTCCCGTCGGTGCGGGGGCAGGGGTACGCGTCCGAGGCGGTTCGCGCGCTGCTGGCCTTCGCGCGCTCGCGTGGCGTCGCCGCGGTGGAGGGGGACACCGACCTGGGGAACGTCGGGTCGCAGCGGGTCATGGTGGCGGCGGGCATGCGGCTGGTGAGGGAGGACGAGCAGCTGAAGTACTACCGGATCAGCTGGGACGGCCTCGACGGGCTGGGCGGCTGA
- a CDS encoding SUKH-4 family immunity protein — MITQELALGTADAWLNGSGSARREVRFREFDLGWVVWAAPAPLERDPVTGQRRPPADLGDACGVIDRQSGALSVWSSVPVDEVIEAYRERSRPATGPGNTLTAGYPHPTTGEDTVLELTAGPGRPPVEHQLVAELARRGVPADAVRTIHTALRPATLPGGYGAALLERHFPTAAVTFDHPYGITATERAEGIAALTGSTRPATRPNPLPAPQPTEVTPAEPVRDVALGRQLPAAFGQVIRYDADDLAASALPEATRSTLAWAGLPTELPLFFTADRPDTPPPGGLFADLSTHLTAAGSPVEAQTLDILAGWTRIGSDGLCAIAVQTTGDETGSVWAVHPRTGSGRYVNSSVSTYLRSLALLATERPQLSGLDPHAAGAALATLQTGLAEIDPDAFRKDTTWWTVVTEQMWHGLL, encoded by the coding sequence GTGATCACCCAGGAGCTTGCGCTCGGCACGGCTGACGCCTGGCTGAACGGCAGCGGCAGCGCGCGGCGTGAGGTCCGCTTCCGGGAGTTCGACCTGGGCTGGGTGGTGTGGGCGGCTCCGGCGCCGCTGGAGCGTGACCCGGTCACCGGGCAGCGGCGCCCGCCCGCCGACCTCGGTGACGCGTGCGGCGTGATCGACCGTCAGAGCGGCGCGCTGAGCGTGTGGTCCTCCGTCCCCGTCGATGAGGTGATCGAGGCGTACCGCGAGCGCAGCCGCCCCGCCACCGGCCCCGGCAACACCCTCACCGCCGGCTACCCGCACCCCACCACCGGCGAGGACACCGTCCTCGAACTCACCGCCGGCCCCGGACGGCCCCCGGTCGAACACCAACTGGTGGCCGAACTGGCCCGCCGTGGCGTACCTGCCGACGCCGTCCGCACCATCCACACCGCGCTGCGCCCCGCCACCCTGCCCGGCGGCTACGGCGCCGCCCTGCTGGAGCGGCACTTCCCCACCGCCGCCGTGACCTTCGACCACCCCTACGGCATCACCGCCACCGAACGCGCCGAAGGCATCGCCGCGCTCACCGGCAGCACCCGGCCCGCCACCAGGCCCAACCCGCTGCCCGCGCCCCAGCCGACCGAGGTCACCCCCGCCGAGCCGGTCCGCGACGTGGCACTGGGCCGCCAACTCCCCGCCGCCTTCGGCCAGGTGATCCGCTACGACGCCGACGACCTCGCCGCCAGCGCCCTGCCCGAGGCCACCCGCTCCACCCTCGCCTGGGCCGGACTGCCCACCGAACTCCCGCTGTTCTTCACCGCCGACCGCCCCGACACCCCACCCCCCGGCGGCCTCTTCGCCGACCTGAGCACCCACCTGACCGCGGCCGGCTCCCCCGTCGAGGCGCAGACCCTCGACATCCTCGCGGGCTGGACCCGGATCGGCTCGGACGGCCTGTGCGCCATCGCCGTCCAGACCACCGGCGACGAGACCGGCTCCGTCTGGGCCGTCCACCCGCGCACCGGCAGCGGACGCTACGTCAACAGCTCCGTCTCCACCTATCTCCGCAGCCTCGCCCTCCTCGCCACCGAACGCCCGCAGCTCAGCGGCCTCGACCCGCACGCCGCCGGAGCCGCCCTGGCCACCCTGCAGACCGGCCTCGCCGAGATCGACCCCGATGCCTTCCGCAAGGACACCACCTGGTGGACCGTCGTCACCGAACAGATGTGGCACGGCCTGCTCTGA
- a CDS encoding toxin glutamine deamidase domain-containing protein, with translation MLPDSVEWVLEMLGFDWPKADEDKLMESAQVWRDFADTVDELHYRAAGAANNVRSANSGDSIEAFGKAWEKFSAGGSDGYLADAATASRLIAAAFDAAAMIVIACKIAVIAQLVVLAVEIIAAQAAAPFTLGLSELGAAGAVQATKMIVRRLLKELRDALVEAILETLKEPVVSAVQAMISDLIAQTVNQGFGAQDGYDLGRTGKAGAEEFVTAVKNSGQTFTEALRDGVGSRAGGHARGGLDSAAGHGNNADSSGSNHGSDASNSNDSSSRSNDSSPSSSSNPSSSSSPSGNSPSSASPSGSSPSSSSPSGSSPSSSSPSSSSTTPDSTPSRDTSPGSDGPRSTQQSPSPTANDRGSTPLDPFGTRVGPEANTPQGDAGSTRPPAGDSSTPSRSDDNGRTNTPSPEPRSTPDSNGPSRTPDGDPGTRPNSGPSEAGPTRTPDGDSGTRPNSSSPDGPSRTPDHEPGSRPAATDGPSRTPDSGDSRPHPGPSESAHPTRTPDHDPGSRPAPAESTSPARADDSRPSYGPVRPAEPTPSHQPAPADIPAPRHESTPAQTRPDAAPQPVATTPDARTPVHSTTPDHATPEAPSSRVDPRTAFADPAGATTSDGSGTSAPRLNTAGLGATATAPPSAGPDHRPTPQPTPDTPTPAATPGGVPGGVPHTANPTASNPTTPGANRPTAPSTPATAPTVQPQRRPDRDGPTFTPRPAADRGPATNRPDPRTTYANPRPDIPSRLDPTGSNNSRPDATRPDGTRPDLGSRLDPTGSSTARPDAKRPDSTRPDVGSRLDPTGSNATRPDSTRPDGTRPDLGSRLDPTGSNSTRPDTTRPDGTRPDIPSRLDPTGSNNTRPDTARPDSTSPDIGSRLDPTGQDSARPDDATAKEPHRPATADRPAGSPGGILDPTERDHQRVNDATPHNPDGTPVRHPDPNEGNWPGAINGDDPNAPGRNNNCVDTALATVDTFDGNPTPAGARTPDHDANGNPSDRGERNGRDRIENALGAKFNDMGDGPAAYRRLEDTLRQNGHGSQAVIITTDADGRSHAWNAVNHNGAITYIDSQTGQRSDKPLHNGDNGVFAIPLDPDRNPTEPTPHADPDHNSDNDRRAPEEPAGNDGDGRYSDEAERQRVRKQVEKANKEPEWFKEHYNREGDRRRIGKKDENGNEIPQLRQNPDYPADSTRWIAAQDAPPPAAESYKDGAEVERASAVPADRERSQRIEEAAEKRDAALARDKAAEKDLEEAKNKHEQDKTDEAAKAEYERLRQDHKEPHHLMGKAGEELGDRVAEFHAVPENFPGAERIDDRKDGNNRFDQIWQREDGGFVVVEAKAPSADLGDRKALNGRQVMQGHPDYFEAILAQMKDRKGDDGTEAALARKLRAAWKAGKLDYVMVKAKVDGQNGYDGYLMKQFDIGTPGGEGNTSAGDSGTP, from the coding sequence ATGTTGCCGGACAGTGTTGAGTGGGTCCTGGAGATGCTCGGCTTCGATTGGCCGAAGGCTGACGAGGACAAGCTCATGGAGTCCGCGCAGGTGTGGCGGGATTTCGCGGACACGGTCGATGAGTTGCACTATCGGGCGGCGGGTGCGGCGAACAATGTGCGTTCGGCGAACTCGGGTGATTCGATCGAGGCGTTCGGCAAGGCGTGGGAGAAGTTCTCGGCCGGGGGCAGTGACGGGTATCTGGCGGATGCGGCGACGGCGTCGCGGTTGATCGCGGCGGCGTTCGATGCGGCGGCGATGATCGTGATCGCGTGCAAGATCGCGGTGATTGCGCAGTTGGTGGTGCTGGCGGTGGAGATCATCGCTGCTCAGGCGGCTGCGCCGTTCACGCTGGGGTTGTCGGAGCTGGGTGCGGCTGGTGCGGTGCAGGCGACGAAGATGATTGTTCGTCGGTTGTTGAAGGAGCTTCGGGACGCTTTGGTGGAGGCGATCCTGGAGACGTTGAAGGAGCCGGTGGTTTCGGCGGTTCAGGCGATGATCAGTGATCTGATCGCGCAGACGGTGAATCAGGGTTTCGGTGCGCAGGACGGGTATGACCTGGGGCGGACGGGGAAGGCGGGCGCGGAGGAGTTCGTGACCGCGGTCAAGAACTCGGGTCAGACGTTCACGGAGGCGTTGCGGGACGGGGTGGGTTCGCGGGCTGGTGGTCATGCGCGTGGTGGGTTGGACAGTGCGGCGGGGCACGGCAACAACGCGGACTCGTCGGGGAGCAACCACGGCTCGGATGCGTCGAACAGCAACGACAGTTCGTCGCGGAGCAACGACAGTTCACCGTCGAGCAGTAGCAACCCCTCGTCGAGCAGCAGCCCTTCCGGTAACTCCCCCTCCTCGGCCAGCCCTTCGGGCAGCAGCCCCTCCTCCAGTTCCCCGTCCGGCAGCAGCCCGTCGTCGAGCAGCCCGTCGTCGAGCAGCACCACTCCGGACAGCACGCCGAGCCGGGACACCTCGCCGGGCAGTGACGGGCCGCGTTCGACGCAGCAGAGCCCGTCGCCGACCGCGAACGACCGCGGTTCCACGCCGCTGGACCCGTTCGGCACCCGGGTCGGCCCCGAGGCCAACACGCCGCAGGGGGACGCGGGTTCGACGCGGCCACCTGCCGGTGACAGCAGCACGCCGAGTCGCTCCGACGACAACGGCCGCACCAACACCCCGTCTCCGGAACCACGGTCAACCCCGGACAGCAACGGCCCGTCCCGTACGCCGGACGGTGACCCCGGCACGCGCCCGAACTCCGGCCCGTCCGAGGCCGGCCCCACTCGTACGCCCGACGGTGACTCCGGCACGCGTCCGAACTCGTCGTCTCCGGACGGGCCTTCGCGCACCCCTGACCACGAACCGGGCAGCCGTCCGGCCGCAACTGACGGTCCGTCGCGTACGCCGGACAGTGGTGACAGTCGTCCTCACCCGGGTCCGTCGGAGAGTGCGCACCCGACCCGTACGCCCGACCACGATCCCGGCAGCCGTCCCGCTCCCGCCGAGAGCACGTCGCCCGCGCGGGCTGACGACAGTCGTCCCAGCTACGGTCCGGTGCGTCCAGCCGAGCCGACCCCGAGCCACCAGCCCGCCCCGGCGGACATACCCGCGCCCCGGCACGAGAGCACTCCGGCCCAGACCCGCCCCGACGCTGCCCCACAGCCCGTCGCCACGACGCCGGACGCGCGAACCCCCGTGCACAGCACCACCCCTGACCACGCCACACCGGAGGCGCCTTCGTCCCGGGTCGACCCGCGGACCGCCTTCGCGGATCCGGCCGGTGCCACCACCTCGGACGGTTCCGGCACCTCGGCCCCGCGGCTGAACACCGCCGGCCTGGGCGCCACCGCCACCGCACCGCCGTCGGCGGGCCCGGACCACCGCCCCACCCCGCAGCCGACACCGGACACGCCCACCCCGGCCGCCACTCCCGGTGGTGTGCCCGGCGGTGTGCCGCACACGGCCAACCCGACGGCGTCGAACCCGACCACACCGGGGGCGAACCGGCCGACCGCGCCATCCACCCCGGCCACGGCACCCACCGTCCAGCCGCAGCGCCGCCCCGACCGCGACGGCCCCACCTTCACTCCGCGCCCGGCCGCCGACCGCGGCCCCGCGACGAACCGCCCCGACCCCCGCACCACGTACGCCAACCCCCGACCCGACATCCCGTCACGCCTGGACCCGACCGGTTCGAACAACAGCCGCCCCGACGCGACACGCCCCGATGGCACCCGGCCTGACCTCGGCTCTCGGCTGGACCCGACGGGTTCGAGCACCGCCCGTCCCGACGCGAAGCGCCCGGACAGCACCCGCCCTGACGTCGGTTCGCGTCTGGACCCCACCGGTTCCAACGCCACCCGTCCCGACAGCACTCGACCGGACGGCACCCGCCCGGACCTCGGGTCGCGTCTGGACCCGACCGGTTCGAACTCCACGCGCCCGGACACCACCCGTCCGGACGGCACTCGCCCTGACATCCCGTCACGCCTGGACCCCACCGGCTCGAACAACACCCGCCCCGACACGGCTCGTCCGGACAGCACCAGCCCTGACATCGGCTCACGCCTGGACCCCACCGGCCAGGACTCGGCGCGCCCCGACGACGCCACCGCCAAGGAGCCGCACCGTCCCGCCACCGCCGACCGTCCCGCCGGCAGTCCGGGCGGCATCCTCGACCCCACCGAGCGCGACCACCAGCGGGTCAACGACGCGACCCCGCACAACCCCGACGGCACCCCCGTCCGTCATCCCGACCCCAACGAGGGCAACTGGCCCGGCGCCATCAACGGCGACGACCCCAACGCCCCCGGCCGAAACAACAACTGCGTCGACACCGCCCTGGCCACCGTCGACACCTTCGACGGCAACCCCACCCCCGCCGGCGCACGCACCCCTGACCACGACGCCAACGGAAATCCCTCCGATCGCGGCGAGCGCAACGGCCGCGACCGCATCGAGAACGCCCTCGGCGCCAAGTTCAACGACATGGGCGACGGCCCCGCCGCCTACCGCCGCCTCGAAGACACGCTCCGTCAGAACGGCCACGGCTCCCAGGCCGTCATCATCACCACCGACGCGGACGGTCGCTCGCACGCCTGGAACGCCGTCAACCACAACGGCGCCATCACCTACATCGACTCCCAGACCGGCCAGCGCAGCGACAAGCCCCTGCACAACGGCGACAACGGCGTCTTCGCCATCCCCCTCGACCCCGACCGCAACCCCACCGAACCCACTCCCCACGCCGACCCCGATCACAATTCCGACAACGACCGCCGCGCCCCCGAAGAACCCGCCGGAAACGACGGCGACGGCAGGTACTCGGACGAGGCCGAGCGGCAGCGTGTCCGGAAGCAGGTGGAGAAGGCCAACAAAGAGCCTGAGTGGTTCAAGGAGCACTACAACCGGGAAGGCGACCGTCGCCGCATCGGTAAGAAGGATGAAAACGGGAACGAGATTCCTCAGCTGCGGCAGAACCCGGATTACCCGGCTGATTCGACCAGGTGGATCGCGGCTCAGGATGCGCCGCCGCCGGCAGCCGAGTCGTACAAGGACGGTGCCGAGGTCGAGCGTGCCTCCGCGGTTCCGGCAGATCGAGAGCGTTCCCAGAGGATCGAAGAGGCCGCCGAGAAGCGGGACGCCGCGCTGGCTAGGGACAAGGCCGCCGAGAAGGATCTGGAGGAAGCAAAGAACAAGCACGAACAAGACAAGACCGACGAGGCTGCCAAGGCCGAGTACGAGCGGCTCCGCCAGGACCACAAGGAACCGCACCATCTGATGGGCAAGGCCGGTGAAGAACTGGGCGACCGTGTGGCAGAGTTCCACGCCGTTCCGGAAAACTTCCCCGGAGCCGAGCGGATTGATGACCGGAAGGATGGCAACAACCGGTTCGACCAGATCTGGCAGCGCGAAGACGGCGGATTCGTCGTTGTCGAGGCCAAGGCTCCGTCAGCTGACCTGGGTGACCGAAAGGCGCTGAACGGGCGTCAGGTCATGCAGGGGCACCCGGATTATTTCGAAGCGATTCTCGCGCAGATGAAGGACCGCAAGGGCGACGACGGAACGGAAGCAGCCCTCGCGAGGAAGCTGCGAGCTGCCTGGAAGGCGGGAAAGCTGGACTACGTCATGGTCAAGGCCAAGGTCGATGGTCAGAATGGGTACGATGGCTATCTGATGAAGCAGTTCGATATCGGTACTCCAGGTGGGGAGGGCAACACCAGTGCTGGTGACAGTGGCACGCCATGA